Proteins encoded by one window of Deltaproteobacteria bacterium:
- a CDS encoding glycosyltransferase has translation MKVLVIGGSRSHDESGFDPWLQLQVRSLRRLGLTVDSFVIHRAERGKYARAIPRLRALLARAPYDVVHAHYGYAGIVAAAQSRCPSVVTFHGDDLLGTPDAYGRPTAWSRLWVQIHRRLAHHVAAVIAVSQEMAQVLDRVDVHVIPCGVDTELFVPRDRAAARAHLGWEPARRFVFFAANPAFPRKCFAVARAAVDLLNRNRADPVELVCTHSQPRAVVPYEQVPWYMAAADALVVTAYWEGGPVVVKEAMACNLPIVSVDVGDVRQVIADTAHCHIVEREPAAVAAALARVLDPPRRTQGRARAELVSLPRIAERLLAVYRAVVSPEAAVAVPQAAAKLAEAGRTTPSRS, from the coding sequence GTGAAGGTCTTGGTCATCGGCGGCTCGCGCTCGCACGACGAGAGCGGCTTCGATCCTTGGTTGCAGCTGCAAGTCCGCTCGCTGCGGCGGCTCGGACTCACGGTCGATTCGTTCGTGATTCATCGCGCCGAGCGCGGCAAGTACGCACGCGCGATCCCGCGGCTGCGGGCCTTGTTGGCACGGGCGCCGTACGATGTCGTGCACGCCCATTACGGCTACGCCGGCATCGTCGCCGCGGCGCAGTCGCGATGCCCTTCGGTAGTGACCTTTCACGGCGACGATCTACTCGGGACGCCGGATGCCTACGGCCGGCCCACGGCGTGGAGCCGCCTGTGGGTGCAGATTCACCGCCGCCTGGCGCATCACGTCGCGGCGGTGATCGCCGTGTCGCAAGAGATGGCGCAGGTACTCGACCGTGTTGACGTACACGTAATTCCCTGCGGCGTGGACACCGAGCTGTTTGTCCCGCGCGACCGCGCGGCCGCGCGCGCCCACCTCGGCTGGGAGCCGGCGCGGCGCTTCGTGTTCTTTGCCGCCAATCCGGCTTTTCCGCGCAAATGCTTCGCCGTGGCGCGGGCCGCGGTTGACCTCCTCAATCGTAACCGTGCCGATCCGGTCGAGTTGGTGTGTACCCACTCGCAGCCGCGGGCGGTGGTGCCGTACGAGCAGGTGCCGTGGTACATGGCGGCCGCCGACGCCTTGGTGGTAACCGCATACTGGGAAGGCGGACCGGTGGTGGTGAAAGAGGCGATGGCGTGCAACCTGCCGATCGTCTCGGTCGATGTCGGCGACGTGCGCCAAGTCATCGCTGATACCGCGCACTGCCACATCGTCGAGCGTGAGCCGGCGGCGGTGGCCGCAGCCTTAGCACGCGTGCTCGACCCACCTCGCCGTACCCAGGGGCGCGCGCGTGCCGAGCTGGTGTCGCTGCCGCGCATCGCTGAACGGTTGCTGGCGGTCTATCGCGCAGTCGTCTCGCCCGAGGCCGCCGTGGCCGTACCGCAGGCGGCTGCCAAATTGGCCGAAGCGGGGCGGACTACCCCCAGCCGAAGCTGA
- a CDS encoding glycosyltransferase family 2 protein: MSTAPPALSVCIVTFNSGDTIGECLESVGCQRGIDLEAIVVDNASVDDSAAQAAAFPFCRVIRNPGNVFFAPANNQALRAARGEFVLVLNPDTVLEPDTAAAMAAALRQHQEVGAAICTVIGDAAGGATEVPHYWKRRTARDLLGSLQPWLWWRERQPPLAQTPTAAALRDVDVISDAFLFARRSALAAVGWYDERYRLYFTEDDLCHRLWAAGWRVCFMPAARVRHHGSTSTRKVPRLWLRWLTVQDLLTYARRHLGWAAAALLAAASAVDLALVAVVRGAKWLAQQARNRRHLSDAVT, from the coding sequence ATGAGCACCGCGCCGCCCGCGCTTTCCGTCTGCATCGTCACCTTCAACTCCGGCGACACCATCGGCGAGTGCTTGGAGTCCGTCGGCTGCCAGCGCGGGATCGACCTGGAAGCCATCGTCGTGGATAACGCTTCGGTCGATGACAGCGCCGCCCAGGCGGCGGCGTTCCCGTTCTGTCGTGTGATCCGCAACCCGGGCAACGTCTTCTTTGCCCCAGCCAACAATCAGGCACTGCGGGCGGCGCGCGGCGAGTTCGTGTTGGTGCTCAATCCGGACACGGTGTTGGAGCCGGACACCGCCGCGGCGATGGCGGCGGCGCTGCGCCAGCATCAAGAGGTCGGCGCGGCGATCTGCACCGTCATCGGCGATGCCGCCGGCGGTGCCACCGAGGTGCCGCACTACTGGAAGCGAAGAACGGCGCGGGATCTTCTCGGCTCGCTGCAGCCGTGGCTGTGGTGGCGGGAGCGGCAGCCGCCGCTAGCGCAGACGCCGACTGCCGCGGCCTTGCGGGACGTCGACGTGATCTCCGATGCCTTTCTGTTCGCGCGCCGATCGGCACTCGCAGCCGTCGGCTGGTACGACGAGCGCTACCGCTTGTACTTCACCGAAGACGATCTTTGTCACCGCTTGTGGGCCGCGGGCTGGCGCGTGTGTTTCATGCCGGCGGCGCGCGTTCGCCATCACGGCTCGACCAGCACGCGCAAAGTGCCCCGGCTGTGGCTGCGCTGGCTGACGGTGCAGGACCTGCTCACCTATGCCCGCCGGCATCTCGGTTGGGCCGCAGCCGCGCTGCTGGCAGCGGCCAGTGCCGTTGATCTGGCGCTGGTGGCGGTTGTGCGCGGCGCCAAGTGGCTGGCGCAGCAAGCGAGAAACCGGCGGCACCTAAGCGATGCCGTCACCTGA
- a CDS encoding GNAT family N-acetyltransferase: MISVEVIDPLGDSRWLAVEALPGAALYHSQAWARVIAATYGFAPRYYVASAQGKVIGGLPGFELGGLWRGRRWVSLPFSDAGGPVGGANAVSALLAAALRDAGERNWRALEVRGALADSARTQLAETLHNDSYLLSLERPLHLLERAFSDSVRWGRKRALRAGVSVAQAADLPALREFYRLHQITRRRLGVPVQSWRFFELLGREFLARDAGFVVTARHGGRAIASAVFLRFGACLYYKFSAADPRRLEVQPNSLVLWRAIAWAKSADLAALDLGKTVRENAGLARFKRSWGAVAQPLPYYYFPRVTGVGAQSEDSARLRAIRAVWRHLPLAVTRWLGGWMYRVLA, encoded by the coding sequence ATGATTAGCGTTGAGGTCATCGATCCGCTCGGCGACAGCCGCTGGCTTGCGGTCGAAGCCCTGCCGGGCGCGGCGCTGTATCACTCGCAGGCTTGGGCGCGGGTGATCGCGGCGACTTACGGGTTCGCGCCGCGCTATTACGTTGCGAGCGCGCAGGGCAAGGTGATCGGCGGCCTGCCCGGGTTCGAACTCGGTGGCTTATGGCGCGGCCGGCGTTGGGTGTCGCTGCCGTTTTCCGATGCCGGCGGCCCGGTGGGTGGAGCGAATGCCGTCAGTGCGCTGTTGGCTGCGGCCCTGCGCGACGCCGGCGAGCGCAACTGGCGTGCCCTGGAGGTGCGTGGAGCGCTGGCAGACAGCGCGCGCACACAGTTGGCGGAGACGCTGCACAATGATTCGTATCTCCTGTCGCTCGAGCGCCCGCTGCACCTGCTCGAGCGGGCGTTCTCGGACTCGGTCAGGTGGGGACGCAAGCGGGCCTTGCGCGCGGGCGTCAGCGTCGCCCAGGCCGCCGACCTGCCGGCTCTGCGGGAGTTCTACCGGCTGCACCAAATCACGCGCCGCAGGCTGGGCGTGCCGGTACAGTCGTGGCGCTTCTTCGAGCTACTGGGGCGGGAGTTCCTCGCGCGTGACGCCGGCTTTGTCGTGACTGCACGCCACGGCGGGCGGGCGATTGCTAGTGCCGTGTTCCTGCGCTTTGGCGCCTGCCTCTACTACAAGTTCAGTGCCGCCGATCCGCGCCGCCTCGAGGTGCAACCGAACAGCCTCGTGCTGTGGCGCGCGATCGCGTGGGCGAAGAGCGCAGACCTGGCCGCGCTCGACCTGGGCAAGACGGTGCGCGAGAACGCCGGCCTGGCGCGCTTCAAACGCAGTTGGGGCGCAGTGGCGCAGCCGTTGCCGTACTATTATTTCCCGCGCGTGACCGGTGTCGGTGCGCAGTCCGAGGACTCCGCGCGGTTGCGCGCGATTCGCGCCGTGTGGCGACACCTGCCGCTGGCGGTGACGCGCTGGCTCGGTGGCTGGATGTATCGAGTGCTGGCATGA
- the asnB gene encoding asparagine synthase (glutamine-hydrolyzing), with amino-acid sequence MCGIAGAFAYGEAAAPDLELIRAMTETLVHRGPDDAGYHVCDPVALGHRRLSIIDLNGGHQPMANEDERVWLVCNGELYNFRELRLELEAHGHAFRSRSDTEVIVHAYEQWGDDCVLRFNGMFAFALWDANQRRLLLARDHFGVKPLYYTTSGHTLLFASEVKALLASGRVAAEIDPAALELFLHYRFVPSPHTLLRGVQRLAPGHRVICDQRGLRGERYWAPVPQPDCGLSEAQYVASLRQRLSRAVERQLVSDVPVGAFLSGGVDSSAITALMARRGSRVRTFCVGFAGDEPLSELGAAREVAAWLGTEHHEVTLSAREFAEALPACIRHLEEPTTTTSIVPLFVLARLAATQVKVVLTGQGADEPFGGYHRYLGERYGVWYRRLPACLRQLLVTPLVERLPGQERLKRAVRSLGNADDATRFLALYALLPAPMMARLWGEPSRLSPAQLLAPIERWRAGVRALDPLSQLMYIDARLSLADDLLLYGDKMTMAWSLEARVPFLDLDLMQVAESVPAALKLKGMVRKYIHKQAVMAWLPEHIVRRRKLGFGVPTARWFRAELRDYVRDTLLAPNAAWRAYFALDGVEAILQAHAVGEENYERQILALLTLELFCRQFVRRGPHD; translated from the coding sequence ATGTGCGGCATCGCGGGCGCGTTTGCATATGGGGAGGCGGCGGCCCCCGATCTTGAATTGATTCGCGCCATGACCGAGACGCTGGTGCATCGAGGGCCGGATGACGCCGGTTACCATGTCTGCGACCCGGTTGCGCTCGGGCACCGCCGCCTGAGCATCATCGACCTCAACGGCGGACACCAGCCGATGGCCAACGAGGACGAGCGCGTTTGGCTGGTCTGCAACGGCGAGCTCTACAACTTCAGAGAGCTACGCCTCGAACTGGAGGCGCACGGGCACGCGTTCCGCAGCCGCAGCGATACCGAGGTCATCGTGCACGCTTACGAGCAATGGGGCGATGACTGCGTCCTGCGTTTCAACGGCATGTTCGCTTTCGCTCTGTGGGACGCGAACCAGCGGCGGCTGCTGCTGGCGCGCGACCATTTCGGCGTGAAACCACTCTACTACACAACCAGTGGGCACACTCTACTCTTCGCCTCCGAAGTCAAAGCCCTGCTGGCGTCCGGGCGCGTCGCGGCGGAGATTGATCCGGCTGCGCTGGAGTTGTTTCTTCACTATCGCTTCGTGCCCTCGCCGCACACGCTGCTGCGCGGGGTGCAGCGCTTGGCGCCGGGCCACCGGGTGATCTGCGATCAGCGCGGTCTACGTGGCGAGCGCTATTGGGCGCCGGTACCGCAGCCCGATTGCGGGCTGAGTGAGGCGCAGTATGTCGCCAGCCTGCGCCAGCGCCTCAGTCGCGCCGTCGAACGGCAGCTTGTCAGTGACGTGCCCGTGGGGGCGTTCCTGAGCGGCGGGGTCGACTCCTCGGCGATCACGGCACTGATGGCGCGCCGCGGCTCACGCGTGCGGACATTCTGCGTCGGCTTTGCCGGCGACGAACCGCTGAGTGAGCTCGGTGCAGCGCGCGAGGTTGCCGCTTGGCTGGGCACGGAGCACCACGAAGTAACGCTGTCAGCGCGCGAGTTTGCCGAGGCGTTGCCCGCGTGCATTCGGCATCTCGAAGAGCCGACCACCACCACCTCGATCGTGCCGCTGTTCGTGCTGGCGCGTCTGGCCGCCACGCAGGTCAAAGTCGTACTCACCGGCCAGGGGGCGGACGAGCCCTTCGGCGGCTACCATCGCTACCTCGGCGAGCGCTACGGCGTGTGGTACCGCCGGCTGCCGGCCTGCTTGCGCCAGCTTTTGGTGACGCCGCTGGTGGAGCGGTTGCCGGGGCAAGAGCGGCTCAAGCGTGCGGTGCGCTCGCTCGGCAACGCCGACGATGCCACCCGCTTCCTCGCGCTCTACGCGCTGCTGCCGGCGCCGATGATGGCGCGGCTGTGGGGCGAGCCCTCACGGCTGTCGCCGGCGCAGCTGCTGGCACCGATCGAGCGCTGGCGCGCGGGGGTGCGGGCTCTCGATCCGCTGTCGCAGCTGATGTACATCGATGCTCGGCTGTCGCTGGCCGACGACCTGTTGCTCTACGGTGATAAGATGACCATGGCCTGGTCGCTCGAAGCCCGCGTACCGTTTCTCGACCTGGACTTGATGCAGGTGGCGGAAAGCGTGCCGGCGGCGCTGAAGCTCAAGGGCATGGTGCGCAAGTACATCCACAAACAAGCAGTGATGGCATGGCTGCCCGAGCACATCGTGCGCCGGCGCAAGCTGGGCTTCGGCGTACCGACGGCACGCTGGTTCCGCGCCGAACTGCGCGACTACGTGCGTGACACGCTGCTGGCGCCGAATGCTGCCTGGCGAGCTTACTTTGCCCTCGACGGCGTCGAAGCGATCTTGCAGGCGCACGCTGTCGGAGAGGAGAACTACGAACGGCAGATCTTGGCGTTGCTTACGCTCGAGCTGTTCTGTCGCCAGTTCGTCCGCCGCGGGCCGCATGATTAG
- a CDS encoding O-antigen ligase family protein: MTATRTALLQRRGLVQATLTAVAALALGAVIGRFRAGSAVLLLLCIVILAGVCLSPEFAIGFAILAQTNFLGLIDPELFSIPGVFKVSDLAFVLLAVPLIEDLATGRFDLKRFRSALLWPVALIIAAAAFNILLSYLREGVPLTLGFRIGRRYLFYAVFLVAYYALTDGRRLRLVLWGCRAAGALAALVVVAVFFTGSPWLSGGMVTGQFPTAEEFTRPYSPAFPLIILTFFDSLARTLSGGWRAQWVTAGMLGLAAVGILVDLSRNGWLAVIIGSLWLWWAMRRGLQFPRWRAARLIAGAAVALAVLSIFTAQVAKRDVGDALRLFGDRFASTFADLSELGGTFGQRLEILSTRVDLMTQEPSSFIWGLGFATTQVRAMELAMAAEMSSGEFTLLGGENGVATVLVELGALGLIAIAWFSYLVLQRGWWLATRAPDGAGRVMGPALAGCHLCFVVQFLSLSSLSFAYAPYVMVAALLMALIERQYQRSRELRRDLALQAAASRSAAPQSGEGVSREAEPELRSAAV, encoded by the coding sequence ATGACGGCGACTAGGACAGCCTTGCTCCAGCGCCGGGGGCTGGTACAGGCGACGCTGACAGCGGTTGCAGCACTGGCGCTGGGCGCGGTCATCGGCCGCTTCCGCGCCGGATCAGCCGTCTTGCTGTTATTGTGCATCGTGATCCTCGCCGGGGTCTGTCTCAGCCCGGAGTTCGCGATCGGCTTCGCGATTCTGGCGCAGACGAACTTCTTGGGGCTGATTGATCCCGAGCTGTTCAGCATTCCCGGCGTCTTCAAGGTCAGTGATCTGGCGTTCGTGCTGCTGGCGGTACCGCTGATTGAAGACCTGGCGACGGGCCGCTTCGACCTCAAGCGTTTCCGCAGCGCGTTGCTCTGGCCGGTGGCGCTGATCATCGCGGCGGCAGCGTTCAACATCCTGCTTTCGTACCTGCGCGAAGGGGTGCCGCTGACGCTGGGTTTTCGCATCGGCCGGCGCTACCTGTTCTACGCGGTCTTCTTGGTGGCCTACTACGCGCTTACCGATGGGCGGCGCCTGCGGCTCGTGCTCTGGGGTTGCCGCGCTGCCGGCGCGCTGGCCGCGCTGGTGGTGGTGGCGGTCTTCTTCACCGGCTCGCCGTGGTTGTCGGGCGGCATGGTGACCGGGCAGTTTCCCACGGCCGAGGAGTTCACGCGCCCGTACTCGCCGGCGTTCCCCTTGATCATTCTGACTTTCTTCGACTCGCTCGCACGAACGCTCTCGGGTGGCTGGCGCGCACAGTGGGTGACGGCCGGCATGCTGGGATTGGCAGCGGTCGGGATCCTGGTCGACCTCTCTCGCAACGGCTGGCTGGCGGTCATCATCGGCTCGCTGTGGCTGTGGTGGGCGATGCGGCGCGGCCTGCAGTTCCCGCGCTGGCGGGCGGCGCGCTTGATCGCCGGCGCGGCGGTGGCGCTGGCGGTGCTCAGCATCTTCACGGCGCAAGTGGCCAAGCGCGATGTTGGCGACGCGCTGCGGCTGTTCGGCGACCGCTTTGCTTCGACGTTTGCGGACCTCAGCGAGCTCGGCGGTACCTTCGGACAGCGCCTCGAGATTCTGAGCACGCGCGTGGACCTGATGACGCAGGAGCCGAGCAGTTTCATCTGGGGCCTGGGCTTTGCCACCACCCAGGTGCGGGCAATGGAGCTGGCGATGGCGGCGGAGATGAGCAGCGGTGAATTCACCCTGCTCGGCGGCGAGAACGGCGTGGCCACGGTGCTGGTGGAACTTGGCGCCTTGGGTCTGATCGCTATCGCCTGGTTCAGCTACCTGGTGCTGCAGCGGGGCTGGTGGCTCGCTACGCGGGCTCCCGACGGCGCCGGCCGCGTAATGGGGCCGGCGCTGGCCGGTTGCCACCTGTGCTTCGTGGTGCAGTTCCTCAGCCTCAGTTCCCTGTCCTTCGCCTATGCTCCCTACGTGATGGTGGCCGCGCTGCTGATGGCGTTGATCGAGCGGCAGTACCAACGCTCGCGCGAGCTCCGCCGTGACCTGGCCCTGCAGGCGGCGGCCAGCCGCTCGGCCGCGCCGCAGAGCGGCGAGGGCGTCAGCCGGGAGGCGGAGCCTGAGCTGCGGAGTGCCGCCGTATGA
- a CDS encoding glycosyltransferase: MVALIRALPPRFEKSVAFLCTGGPVAQELAGAGIPVHVLGMRRAYDPRGALELYRLVRRLRCDVVHDHSSMAVAPILALGLGGIPLVVTEHLALAPRRLDQRLSYRLLSRFVDCFIANSRVTRDELLAHGVATDKVRVIYHGLEPGASPSHAEARRALGAGDVIADPLVGFVGRLEPEKGCRQFVAVAAQVAAAVPQARFVVAGDGSERAAVVADIAAAGLRERIDLLGNVSDIERIYPAFDVMVSTSERETFGLAMLEAMAAGVAVAAFSVGGAGELIEAGAGVAVAPGDVTAMAAAVIDLLRDGGRRQAIGVQARARVAARFSAAHMAAEVAEVYDSVCGRKASPHRDQGERR, from the coding sequence GTGGTCGCGCTGATCCGGGCCCTGCCGCCGCGCTTCGAGAAGTCCGTAGCCTTCCTCTGTACCGGCGGGCCGGTGGCGCAGGAGCTGGCTGGCGCCGGTATTCCCGTGCACGTGCTCGGCATGCGCCGGGCTTACGATCCACGGGGTGCGCTGGAGCTGTACCGGCTGGTCCGCCGCCTGCGCTGCGACGTCGTCCACGATCACTCCAGCATGGCTGTCGCGCCGATTCTGGCGCTGGGGCTGGGCGGCATTCCTCTGGTGGTGACCGAGCACCTCGCTCTGGCACCGCGGCGACTCGACCAGCGGCTGAGCTATCGGCTATTGTCCCGCTTTGTGGATTGCTTCATCGCTAACTCGCGGGTCACCCGGGACGAGCTGCTGGCGCACGGCGTCGCCACCGACAAGGTGCGCGTCATCTATCACGGGCTCGAGCCGGGAGCTTCGCCGTCGCACGCCGAAGCTCGCCGGGCACTTGGCGCCGGCGATGTGATCGCGGATCCCCTCGTGGGCTTCGTCGGTCGGCTCGAGCCCGAGAAGGGCTGCCGCCAATTCGTGGCGGTGGCAGCACAGGTAGCGGCGGCCGTGCCGCAGGCGCGCTTTGTCGTTGCCGGCGACGGCTCAGAACGTGCCGCCGTGGTTGCCGATATTGCCGCCGCCGGGCTGAGGGAACGGATCGATCTGCTCGGCAACGTGTCGGATATCGAGCGCATCTATCCAGCATTCGATGTCATGGTGTCGACCTCCGAACGCGAAACCTTCGGGCTGGCGATGCTCGAAGCGATGGCCGCCGGAGTTGCCGTGGCCGCCTTCAGCGTCGGCGGTGCCGGCGAGTTGATCGAGGCCGGCGCTGGCGTGGCGGTGGCGCCGGGCGACGTGACGGCGATGGCCGCAGCCGTGATCGACTTGCTGCGCGACGGCGGGCGCCGCCAGGCGATCGGTGTGCAGGCGCGCGCCCGTGTGGCTGCGCGCTTTTCCGCCGCCCATATGGCTGCCGAGGTGGCCGAGGTTTACGACAGCGTGTGTGGGCGAAAGGCTTCCCCGCACCGAGATCAGGGTGAGCGCCGGTGA
- a CDS encoding right-handed parallel beta-helix repeat-containing protein → MSTRLRLVTMAAAMLAHGIAPAGVTVIDPVRAGDDLGAAVNQALAQAPAVLIPDAAVDVVGGMLIAPLPAGVKARAVPKMVTALNPGEYSVVVAGVAVNGETVAVGEPQGVLIGAGEALEISLPLAMSPVATYSVYAGPPGGESLQAQEVAPETSVRLIDATEFFNRRLGEVPYYPNGPGAPVTVRVIVAGYAGERLVKLGAVQEVRVAARQGVRVTVPAEPGLSYGVFAASGPDRERLQVRGLAPGAVHVLAALRQDGEQLPSRAQRIEIAPGDYEQATMIVINRPAVTLACMAPATIHVTHGFDQAAVLVNPAILAAPGGTGDNAGRHRLYDVAIENCSWDMTGQIETASAPPPDDLRNYAVFAWATDGLTLRGLRIGNNLRGGLGALSCSDVRIEGNRIERNRGRAQSDDRGQLLPGRGVGNAINVARNAPFSDAIAAARQTRTVIANNIIAGGDYGEMFGIAAAAGGASENTITGNTISHVRGPCIALEGQNAGDSGRTTISGNTCTDTGGIVSDNASGGLADTEMRAVTISGNTLSINRAAGVAVSSSDTAVVGNVISGCQLDSRASGCVVITPPRAPGERAGSRNLLVSDNLITLGRRSHAQPPVGVYVNGAAPVTHLTLAHNRIDCEQAAGSIAVQLSGDVSDISLHGNDISDCGGDGVVITDFSLSNVRVPQRLTASDNVFRNLNLSERWLDGRHPVGAAFRFMIDGVGNTSAGHRLRHNRVSDERSPPRVRYGVVFDAERLGAITDVQLDGNEWNARSDDVYNAGATEVVAR, encoded by the coding sequence ATGAGTACGAGGTTGCGTTTAGTGACGATGGCGGCTGCGATGTTGGCCCACGGTATCGCGCCGGCCGGGGTGACGGTTATCGATCCCGTGCGCGCCGGAGACGATCTGGGTGCGGCGGTGAATCAGGCGTTGGCGCAAGCCCCGGCCGTGCTGATTCCCGATGCCGCAGTTGACGTGGTTGGCGGAATGCTGATTGCGCCGCTGCCAGCCGGTGTAAAGGCGCGCGCCGTGCCGAAGATGGTGACCGCCCTGAATCCCGGCGAGTACAGCGTGGTGGTGGCCGGCGTGGCGGTTAATGGTGAAACGGTGGCGGTCGGCGAGCCGCAAGGCGTACTTATCGGTGCGGGCGAGGCGCTCGAAATATCCCTGCCGCTGGCGATGTCGCCGGTGGCCACGTATAGCGTTTACGCCGGCCCGCCTGGCGGCGAGAGCCTGCAAGCGCAAGAGGTCGCACCTGAGACGAGCGTGCGCTTGATCGACGCGACGGAGTTCTTCAACCGCCGCCTCGGCGAGGTGCCTTACTACCCGAACGGCCCTGGAGCCCCGGTCACGGTCCGCGTTATTGTTGCTGGCTACGCCGGCGAGCGCTTGGTCAAACTCGGGGCAGTGCAAGAGGTGCGTGTTGCGGCGCGACAAGGTGTGCGCGTGACAGTGCCGGCTGAGCCGGGTCTGAGCTACGGTGTTTTCGCAGCCAGTGGCCCCGATCGCGAGCGCTTGCAAGTGCGTGGGTTGGCGCCGGGCGCGGTGCACGTGTTGGCCGCGCTTCGCCAAGACGGCGAGCAGCTGCCGTCGCGTGCCCAACGCATCGAGATCGCGCCGGGCGACTACGAGCAGGCGACCATGATCGTCATAAATCGTCCGGCGGTGACGCTGGCATGCATGGCCCCGGCGACGATTCATGTCACTCACGGTTTCGATCAGGCGGCGGTGCTGGTCAACCCGGCCATTCTGGCGGCGCCGGGTGGCACCGGCGACAACGCCGGCCGCCATCGCCTTTACGACGTCGCGATCGAGAACTGCAGCTGGGACATGACTGGCCAGATCGAGACCGCCAGCGCGCCGCCGCCGGACGACCTGCGCAACTATGCCGTCTTCGCTTGGGCCACCGACGGTCTGACGCTGCGCGGTTTGCGCATCGGCAACAATTTGCGGGGCGGCTTGGGGGCGCTGAGTTGCTCGGACGTGCGTATCGAAGGCAATCGCATCGAGCGCAACCGCGGGCGGGCGCAGAGCGACGATCGCGGCCAGCTTTTGCCCGGGCGCGGCGTCGGCAACGCCATCAACGTCGCTCGCAACGCGCCCTTTTCCGACGCCATCGCCGCTGCGCGCCAAACCCGAACGGTGATCGCCAACAACATCATTGCCGGCGGCGACTACGGCGAGATGTTCGGCATCGCCGCGGCCGCCGGCGGGGCGAGCGAAAACACCATCACCGGCAACACCATCAGCCACGTGCGCGGTCCCTGCATCGCGCTCGAAGGCCAGAACGCCGGCGACAGCGGCCGCACCACCATCAGCGGCAATACTTGTACCGATACCGGCGGTATCGTCAGCGACAACGCCAGCGGCGGACTCGCCGACACCGAGATGCGCGCGGTCACCATCAGCGGCAATACCCTGAGTATCAACCGGGCGGCCGGGGTCGCGGTGAGTTCGAGTGACACCGCGGTGGTCGGCAACGTCATCAGCGGCTGTCAGCTCGACTCGAGGGCCAGTGGCTGCGTGGTGATCACCCCGCCGCGCGCCCCGGGCGAGCGCGCCGGCAGCCGCAACCTCTTGGTGTCCGACAACCTCATCACCCTCGGCCGGCGCTCGCACGCGCAGCCGCCGGTGGGTGTATACGTCAACGGCGCGGCGCCGGTCACACATCTGACGCTGGCGCACAACCGTATCGACTGCGAGCAGGCTGCGGGCAGCATCGCAGTACAGCTCTCCGGCGATGTCTCCGACATCTCCTTGCACGGCAACGATATCAGCGATTGCGGCGGCGACGGCGTCGTGATCACCGACTTCAGCCTGAGCAATGTCAGAGTGCCGCAACGACTGACCGCGTCCGACAACGTCTTCCGTAACCTCAACCTCTCCGAGCGCTGGCTCGACGGGCGCCACCCGGTAGGCGCGGCCTTTCGCTTCATGATCGACGGCGTCGGCAACACCAGCGCCGGGCACCGGCTGCGCCACAACCGCGTCAGCGACGAGCGCTCGCCCCCGCGCGTTCGCTACGGCGTTGTCTTTGACGCCGAGCGCCTCGGGGCAATC